The window CCTTTTGGGGACAGGCCTTGTAGCAATCGGCACCATGGTTATTACCCTTTACTTACTAAAAAATAATGCATCAGAAGCAAGCAGTTACCGTGTGAACCGTCTAACTTCGTTTCTTGATCCATGGGCCGATACTTCGGATACTGGGTATCAGGTCGTCCAATCCTTATTCGCATTCGGACACGGCGGATTGGTTGGTGCAGGGTTTGGTCAAGGCATTCAGAAGCTGCATTATTTACCTGAAGCTCATAACGACTTCATTTTTGCAATCATTGGGGAAGAGTTTGGTTTTATTGGGAGTTCCCTATTCATCCTTATTTTCCTGCTCTTTATATGGCGTGGCATCCTCGTCGCTGTTCGCAGTCCCGATATGTTCGGTATGGTAGCCGGAGTTGGTATTATGAGTATTTTTGCTTTCCAAGCCGTCATCAATATCGGAGGCGTCACAGGATCCATTCCACTTACCGGTGTAACCTTGCCATTTATATCAGCAGGCGGCTCCTCCATGATGGTCTCTCTCATCAGTATGGGGATCCTGCTCAGTATATCTCGGGAACAAACAAACAAAGAAGTTGCAAAACCCAAAAAAAGACCCAATCGATTTCAGTGAAATCGATTGAGTCTTTTTTCTATTTTACACGATGTGGATCGTCTGCTGTCTCTTCTTCCTTGAACGCGACGCCTTCCACCTTGACGTTGACCTCCACCACGGTTAGTCCAGTCATATTTTCAACAGCTTCTCTCACGTTTTCTTGGAGATCCCTGCATACATCCTGAATTCGGGAACCGTAATTGACGATAACACGTAGATCGATGGCTGCTTCCACTTGCCCAACCTCAACAGAAACGCCACGCTGCACATTCTTACCGCTGAGTCGCTTAGCTAAGCCTTCCGAGATACCCCCTGACATGCCTGCTATGCCTGCTGTCTCCAGAGCTGCAAGTCCTGCAATTGTAGATACTACATCATCAGAAATACGAATTAAACCGGTTTGATTGTCTTCGGACATACAGATCAACTCCTCATATATAATATATGGACCTTTAAGCTTGCTTAAAGTCTCTCGTTGTTGAGTGGAACTCAAAGTCTCTCCACTCTGGTATAAATCTATTGTAATAAGTTCACTAGTTGAAAGCAAGAACAGCGACAATGCACAATCCGAATTTACTTTGCGTTCCAAAGTGGGTATATTAAAAGAAGTCAAAAAGTACCAATAAAAGAATGAGTCGGAGGGTTTACTTTGAAGGGAAAATTGTTTTACATCGGGTTAATCATTTTTTTCATTACATCGGGTATTGCTCATTACATGCATCTGAATCCAACACTTCAATTCGTTATTGCTTGTATAGCGATCATTTTTGTTGCTGGATTTCTAGGTAAAGCGACCGAAAGTGTTGCCCATTATGCAGGTGAGCGCGTGGGAGGATTCCTCAATGCAACGTTCGGTAATGCAGCGGAGTTGGTTATCGCGTTCTTCTTGGTTAGGGAAGGTTTATTCGATGTCGTCAAGGCCAGTCTCACCGGTGCCATCATCGGTAACCTACTGCTTGTGCTGGGCCTAAGTATATTTGCCGGTGGGTTGAAGTTCAAAGAGCAGTCTTTTAACGTTAAGCTGGCTTCTCACAATTCTTCACTCATGATTCTAGGGGTTGTTGCACTATTCATTCCGGCCATCTTTGCCGGCGGATTGACAACCAAAGAAACGTCGTCCATGAGCATGATCGTAGCCATATTACTTATAGCTGCTTACCTGCTCTGGCTTCTATTCTCTATGGTTACACACAAGAACATTCTCTCCGATGAAGCCATTGAGCACGGTGAGGCTGCATGGTCTAAGAAAACCTCCATTCTCTTTCTAGTCCTTGCCACCGTTATGGTAGCCTTCACGAGTGAGTGGTTAGTCGGGACACTAGAAGAAGTGACCCATAAATTCGGGTTATCCGAACTGTTTGTAGGTGCCTTTCTTATCGCCATTATCGGAAATGCCGCTGAACACAGTGCTGCCGTTTTGATGGCTATGAAGAATAAAATGGGTGCAGCGGTTGAAATAGCCATCGGCAGTTCATTGCAAATCGCTTTGTTTGTGGCCCCTCTGCTTGTCATTCTCAGCTTCTTCGTAAGCGGAACGCCTATGAACATTGTCTTCACCACCTATGAACTTGCTGCTATCGGAGTCGCCGTCTTTATTACGAAGTCAATAACCCAAGATGGTTCGACCAACTGGTATGAAGGTCTCCTGCTGCTCGTGGTCTACATCATTCTAGGCGTCGTATTCTTCCTCGTCTAAATAAGCAAAAAAGACAAAAAAAGTAACCCATTGTGAAGGGTTACTTTTTGTTATTCAACGCTTCATATAGCTGCGCAAGGTTACGTTCAAGCTTGTTGAGAATTTGTTTACCAGGCATTTCGGAAATAAGTCCCGCTCGAATGGCAAAATCAATTTCTCTAGAAAGTCCGTACATTTGCGTATCTAAAACTTCTTCATACAGTGGACATTGACGCGTTGTCAAATTCTCCATTTGTACTTCGATTAGTTTTTCGATTTTATCTGCATCTTCTTGGAGAAGATTAAGCGCTTTTTGATTCATGTCCAGCAATAGATCAGATGAAGACATTCCCAACTTCCCCCTATACGCATAGTCATCCGTCCTTATATGATCTATATTAAGCGAAATTGGATCAATATACAAGAGAAGGTACCCTCAGAGATTCTGAGAGTACCTTCTTCAAGCAAGAACGCTATTCTTGAACAACGTTTACGCCCAAACTGTGCTTAGCGAATACTTCAGCCATAGCGATTTTCGCTTCTTCTGCATCCGGCCCATGAACATGAAGATCATAGTTGCTGGAGCTAAGTAATGTCGTAAACAAACCTAAGATACTTTTTACATCGATATACTTATTATCATATTGGAGAACGATTGACGATCTGAATTTATTAGCTGTTTGTGAAATTTCAACAATTGCGGCATTATTAGCACTTGGCATATTTCATTCCTCCATTTATTCGCATCTGAATTGGTCGCCTTGCTCCCTATATGATAACTTGGAAAGGTTACTTAACGCAACTAAAAATTTCCTTCATTCTCCAAGTAAAGCGCTTTACTTCATCTTTGCTGCTATGGCTTTCTTCACGCCGTTCCCAACAAGAATCAAAACAACGAAAATACCAAGCAACAAAAGTAGTCTTCCCTTATATTTTTGGAAATGAAATAAATCATGTGCAATCATCGATTCCAGAAATACGATCGGCAGTTTCCCCAGCAAAGTACCCCATAGAAAATGAGAAAATTTCATTCTAGTTAGCCCCGCACCAAAATTAATCGCCGAGGAAGGTAAAATCGGAATCAGTCTGCCTAAAAGTACATATAGGAATCCTTTCTTTTCCATCCGCTTACTAAACTGCGTTACTAACGGAAATCGCTCGAGCTTTTTCTCTAACCCATGCATGTCCATAATAACGAGCAAAATAAAAAGAGACAACTGCGCCCAAACAAGACATAACATAATTAACAAGAAACCCTATTTTAATACCGAAAATAGCAATATTCATACCTGCTATAAGAACAAACGGAATAAACGGAAAGAACGTTTGAAAAAAAATCAAAGCCATTCCGATGATTTTACCAGACCAACCAATGTCCCTTAAATGTTCAGATAGCTGTCGCATATTGCTGTGAGTAAGTTTAATACCTGTAGGGTTATAAAATAAAAAGGCAATCAAGGCAACGAGCAAAATAAAAATAAAAAAAACGAGCAGAATGTTTTTCCTGTTCAACACCGACAAATTTCGACCATCCTTCCCTTAGACCAAACCATTGT is drawn from Paenibacillus sp. V4I7 and contains these coding sequences:
- the ftsW gene encoding putative lipid II flippase FtsW — translated: MNPPRRGTPDFLLLFLTFVLVCFGLAMVFSASSMTSAYRWDDPWYFTKKQLIAVGLGSVGMFFCMNLHYTKLKKLVIPAFFAIVVMLVLVIFTSKSNGAASWFNVGKFGIQPTEFAKLIVILYLASLISNKEEKFRNFKKGLLPALVIVGFVSMLIMLQPDLGSCMILLVCSTIVIIVGGSNLKHIFLLGTGLVAIGTMVITLYLLKNNASEASSYRVNRLTSFLDPWADTSDTGYQVVQSLFAFGHGGLVGAGFGQGIQKLHYLPEAHNDFIFAIIGEEFGFIGSSLFILIFLLFIWRGILVAVRSPDMFGMVAGVGIMSIFAFQAVINIGGVTGSIPLTGVTLPFISAGGSSMMVSLISMGILLSISREQTNKEVAKPKKRPNRFQ
- a CDS encoding Asp23/Gls24 family envelope stress response protein, with translation MSEDNQTGLIRISDDVVSTIAGLAALETAGIAGMSGGISEGLAKRLSGKNVQRGVSVEVGQVEAAIDLRVIVNYGSRIQDVCRDLQENVREAVENMTGLTVVEVNVKVEGVAFKEEETADDPHRVK
- the cax gene encoding calcium/proton exchanger — encoded protein: MKGKLFYIGLIIFFITSGIAHYMHLNPTLQFVIACIAIIFVAGFLGKATESVAHYAGERVGGFLNATFGNAAELVIAFFLVREGLFDVVKASLTGAIIGNLLLVLGLSIFAGGLKFKEQSFNVKLASHNSSLMILGVVALFIPAIFAGGLTTKETSSMSMIVAILLIAAYLLWLLFSMVTHKNILSDEAIEHGEAAWSKKTSILFLVLATVMVAFTSEWLVGTLEEVTHKFGLSELFVGAFLIAIIGNAAEHSAAVLMAMKNKMGAAVEIAIGSSLQIALFVAPLLVILSFFVSGTPMNIVFTTYELAAIGVAVFITKSITQDGSTNWYEGLLLLVVYIILGVVFFLV
- a CDS encoding YlaN family protein, which codes for MSSSDLLLDMNQKALNLLQEDADKIEKLIEVQMENLTTRQCPLYEEVLDTQMYGLSREIDFAIRAGLISEMPGKQILNKLERNLAQLYEALNNKK
- a CDS encoding HPr family phosphocarrier protein translates to MPSANNAAIVEISQTANKFRSSIVLQYDNKYIDVKSILGLFTTLLSSSNYDLHVHGPDAEEAKIAMAEVFAKHSLGVNVVQE
- a CDS encoding TVP38/TMEM64 family protein, with amino-acid sequence MLCLVWAQLSLFILLVIMDMHGLEKKLERFPLVTQFSKRMEKKGFLYVLLGRLIPILPSSAINFGAGLTRMKFSHFLWGTLLGKLPIVFLESMIAHDLFHFQKYKGRLLLLLGIFVVLILVGNGVKKAIAAKMK